In Carassius gibelio isolate Cgi1373 ecotype wild population from Czech Republic chromosome B4, carGib1.2-hapl.c, whole genome shotgun sequence, one DNA window encodes the following:
- the wnt7ba gene encoding protein Wnt-7b has protein sequence MRSISSCGALLSVYYPQIFLILTSGSYLALSSVVALGANIICNKIPGLAPRQRAICQSRPDAIIIIGEGAQLGINECQYQFRYGRWNCSALGERTVFGQELRVGSKEAAFTYAVTAAGVAHAVTAACSQGNLSHCGCDREKQGYHDQEEGWKWGGCSADVKYGVEFSRRFVDAREIKKNARRLMNLHNNEAGRKVLEERMKLECKCHGVSGSCTTKTCWTTLPKFREIGYVLKERYATAVEVEAVRATRFRQPSFLRLKQSRGYIKPTDTDLVYLERSPNYCEEDAATGSAGTRGRLCNHTSPHADGCNLMCCGRGYNTHQYTRVWQCNCKFQWCCFVKCNTCSEKTEVFTCK, from the exons ATGCGCAGCATCTCATCCTGCGGTGCACTGCTGTCAGTCTACTACCCCCAGATCTTCCTCATCCTCACCAGCGGCAGCTACCT GGCTTTGTCTTCAGTCGTGGCTTTGGGCGCTAACATCATCTGCAACAAGATCCCCGGCCTGGCCCCCCGACAGCGCGCCATCTGCCAGAGCCGCCCAGATGCCATCATCATCATTGGGGAGGGCGCTCAGCTGGGCATCAACGAGTGCCAGTATCAGTTTCGCTACGGACGGTGGAACTGCTCTGCCCTTGGCGAGAGGACCGTCTTTGGGCAAGAGCTGAGAGTAG GTAGCAAGGAGGCTGCATTTACCTACGCCGTCACGGCAGCAGGTGTTGCCCACGCTGTGACAGCAGCCTGCAGTCAGGGCAACCTGAGCCACTGTGGCTGTGACAGAGAAAAACAGGGCTATCACGACCAGGAGGAGGGCTGGAAATGGGGCGGCTGCTCGGCAGACGTCAAATACGGAGTGGAGTTCTCCAGACGCTTTGTAGATGCCCGAGAGATTAAAAAAAACGCAAGGAGACTAATGAACCTGCACAATAACGAAGCAGGAAGAAAG GTCCTAGAGGAACGGATGAAGCTGGAATGTAAATGTCATGGCGTCTCCGGCTCATGTACCACAAAAACCTGTTGGACGACTTTGCCGAAATTCCGAGAGATCGGCTACGTCCTTAAGGAGCGTTATGCCACTGCAGTCGAGGTGGAGGCTGTGAGAGCCACGCGTTTTCGGCAACCGTCTTTCCTGCGTCTCAAGCAGTCCCGTGGGTACATAAAGCCCACCGACACAGACTTGGTTTACTTGGAGCGCTCGCCCAACTATTGTGAGGAGGACGCTGCCACGGGGAGCGCAGGAACGAGAGGGCGGCTGTGTAACCACACGTCTCCTCACGCGGACGGCTGCAATCTGATGTGCTGCGGCCGAGGCTACAACACCCATCAGTACACACGCGTGTGGCAGTGCAACTGCAAGTTCCAGTGGTGCTGCTTCGTTAAGTGTAACACCTGCAGTGAAAAGACGGAGGTGTTTACCTGTAAATGA
- the LOC127956963 gene encoding ataxin-10-like, with the protein MAASSDSMQNINSALWQIATEKLTNTHLTTLKTVTTALRDEQFRASVDREALGNLFAALSKLSVDVEHLIEKIDSQEEEEASLCLKLTAECFRAHRNACVQCPQNQCCLRDLGSIKLSFEILNRLLKISSGGSNEIHDALRCGIQFLGNIAVGNQLCKDDIWELGFPRIFWDLLELADEKAVSYTCMVIHTCLDEHKIEQLVKDTQQLKLSLKIMDLCKTLPDVDWTVFIVTQHFLKSSELVRKMYTEMSNEERLTLLELILAQLGVVEEENCLMPLSTAQFLASCFSDHCRSVLTLSSESSDDQEAMVVIRLLDILCEITSGCKEFMALQDHSDLLSATVDLLKEVHLLGKTSRNVFTAAQDFSLTRPGGADTHPALSFKAHLVRLIGNLCHGHIVNQDKVRELDGIALILDNCSIDSNNPFISQWAVFAIRNILEHNLENQKLIQGLRRQGVADDTMLREMGFRVEERDGSLLLRPLKKDP; encoded by the exons ATGGCAGCCTCCAGTGACAGCATGCAGAACATAAACAGCGCGCTCTGGCAGATAGCCACAGAAAAACTTACAAACACACATCTCACAACTTTGAAAACTGTGACGACAGCTTTACGGGATGAGCAGTTCAG AGCCAGTGTTGACAGGGAGGCTCTTGGAAACCTCTTTGCAGCGTTGTCAAAACTTTCTGTGGATGTTGAGCATTTGATTGAGAAGATAGAttcacaagaagaagaagaagcatctCTATGCCTTAAACTCACCGCAGAGTGTTTCAGAGCGCACAGAAATGCCTGTGTGCAGTGCCCTCAAAACCAGTGCTGTCTGAG AGATCTAGGCTCTATCAAGCTATCTTTTGAGATTTTGAACAGACTCCTGAAGATTTCATCAGGAGGTTCAAATGAGATTCATGACG CACTTCGATGTGGGATTCAGTTTCTTGGTAACATTGCTGTTGGAAACCAGCTTTGCAAAGATGACATCTGGGAGCTTGGTTTCCCACGCATCTTCTG GGATCTTTTGGAGCTTGCGGATGAGAAAGCGGTTTCATACACATGTATGGTGATCCACACTTGTCTGGATGAACACAAGATAGAGCAGCTAGTTAAAGACACACAGCAGCTTAAATTGTCCCTGAAGATCATGGACTTGTGCAAGACATTGCCTGATGTGGACTGGAC GGTTTTTATTGTCACACAACACTTCCTCAAGTCGTCAGAGCTTGTAAGGAAGATGTACACCGAAATGTCCAATGAGGAAAG GCTCACACTGCTGGAGCTGATTTTAGCACAGCTTGGTGTCGTTGAGGAGGAGAACTGCTTAATGCCGCTGAGCACAGCTCAGTTCCTGGCTTCCTGCTTCTCTGATCACTGCAGATCTGTTCTCACTCTGAGCTCTGAATCATCAGATGACCAG GAGGCTATGGTTGTCATCAGGCTTTTGGACATCCTTTGTGAAATCACCTCTGGCTGCAAGGAGTTCATGGCACTGCAGGATCACTCTGACCTTTTGAGCGCAACAGTCG ATCTCTTAAAAGAGGTCCACTTATTGGGCAAAACCAGTAGAAATGTGTTCACCGCAGCACAGGATTTCTCCTTGACAAGGCCAGGGGGGGCCGACACCCATCCTGCCCTCAGTTTCAAAGCTCATCTCGTTCGCCTCATTGGGAACCTATGTCATGGCCACATTGTCAACCAGGACAAG GTAAGAGAACTGGACGGTATAGCTCTCATTCTGGACAACTGCAGCATTGACAGCAACAACCCCT tcATAAGCCAGTGGGCTGTGTTTGCCATCCGGAACATCCTGGAACACAACCTAGAGAATCAGAAGCTGATACAAGGTCTTCGGAGACAAGGTGTGGCAGACGACACGATGCTCAGAGAAATGGGCTTCAGAGTGGAAGAAAGGGATGGAAGTCTACTGCTTAGGCCCCTAAAGAAGGACCCATAG